The Candidatus Bathyarchaeia archaeon genomic sequence AGGACAGTCGAGATAAGCCGATTACAAGCACGTCCCGAAGAAATAAGCCTGGAATCCCACCCAGACAGAAAGAGGATCCTGAAAACAAATTCCTGTAACTTTTGCAAAGTCCCCGTGTGCAAGCGTGCTCCCCGCGGACACGCGTGAAAATAAAGCCCTGCCATCCTAGCCCGTGACACAAGACTGGTGGGAACACTCCTGAATGAGAGACATCTTCTAGAGATACCTAGTCATTGTCTGATTGTCCAAGCTAGCGATCTCGGTTTTGCCTGTTGGGATGAACGGATGCCTGGTAATAGTCAGCAAAGTACGCGCCTCCTTATCCTGCAGAACAGCAGAGACGTGAGCTGTTCTAGCTAGAACATCGTCCATCGCCTTGCTTCTTGACTGCAGGTTCGTGACGACGATGATCATATTCCGCTGCTCGGCCAGCGTGGCCAAGAAATGAATATCCTTGTAGAATAGATCGAGCGCTTCTTTCTTCTCTTTGACATCCGGATCGCAGTAGAGAGCAGTAACATCGGACACAATCCCCAGCCTAGCATCACACCGGTCAATTGCGCGCGCGAGCTTTTCATTAATGAAACCGCTCAACTGGTGATGAGTGAACGCTCTGCTGAGATGAATCCGCAATTTCGTCTTCTCATCATCAAGTCTGAGGCTGAAAGCGTGCCGAGACACAATATAAGTGTCGAAAACGTTGCCCCCGTCAACAAAAACGACATCGCTGTCCAATCCTGGAGGGAGAGGATAGATGGCTCGGACGCAGAGGAGATGGCTGAGTGCATTCGACTCTTTGCCCTGAAGGGTGACCAGTTGGCCGAAGCGGAGAGCAAGGGTCTCATCTAGCAGTTCAATTCCTGAAGGCAGATCCGACCGGACACTTCGAACGAGAGCGCGTCCACGACTCCGCTTAGCCTCGAACGAGCCTCCAGATTCGACCAGCAGCTCGGAGTCTTTGCAGGCCTGGTTAGTAAGAAACTGTCTTCCTAGTGGAAGAGTTGACGGTTGTACCTGGAGGGTTTTGTCGAGATCGAACCCGCATCCCGGACAGGTATTCGCGAAGGCAAGCTGTATTTTTCGGGGATTGATGAACAGTTTAGCGAGGACTAGTATTTCATCGCACAGGCTGCAATTGTACAGAAAGCCTTGAGCGCTTGATTGGTCCTGGTCTAGCTGCCAGATCTTGGATTGCAGAGGTTCAGCGGTGTGTCGCGTCCCCATTTTTGACCAATTGTATTGGCCTTATTCGTCGCGTTTGTTGCGGGCGACAGCGTCTTCAACGCCCTTTTCCGTAATACGGAAGTAGGTTTCGGATTCTGGCAGATAGGGCGAGTCTATGACCTTGGCGACTCGTAGTCCCTGGCTGGACTTTTTGAGCATAATGCGATGTGTGGATGCGTGGGCCATGATGTTCCCACCTGCGGGGCGCATAGGGTCGCCGAAGAAGGCTTGCGGATTAGCCTGCACCTGGTTGGTGACGACGACTGCGAGGTTGAGGGCTTGGGCGAAACGGAGGAGCTTGTGGAGATGACTGTTCAAGCGCTGCTGTCTTTCGCTGAGGGACTCTCGACCAATATATTCGCCGCGGAAGTGTGAGAGGATAGAATCGACAACGAGCAGTTTGATGTTTTCTTCTTTGCAGATCTTGAAAGCGTGATCAACAGTCAGTATCTGATGATCGCTATTGTAAACCCGACTGTAAATAATACCATCAAGAATCTTGTCTGGATCTTGGCCGCTGGCCTGTGCCATCTGGAATACTCGTTGGGCCGCGAAAGTTCCTTCCGTATCGATGAAGAGAACTTTTCCCTCTAGTCCTCCTTCTGCGGCGGGAAGCTGAGTCTGAATACTCAACTTCATACTAATCTGGGATTTGCCTGCGCCGAATTCGCCGACGAACTCTGTGATGGCCTGTGTCTCAAGTCCGCCACCCAACAGTGTGTTGAGGTTATTCGATCCAAAGCTCAGGCGAAGCAGTGTCTTACGTCGATCCCACAATTGTTTGGCAGTAACAAAGTCTGTCTGAATGGTTTCGCGAGCAGCCTTGCTGATCTTGTGGGCAACACTACTCTCGAGACCGGCTTTCTCGACAAGTTCGCGAATAGGTGCGATTGCGAGGGAAGAGATAGAGTCGTATCCTGCTTCCCGGAGCTTGTTTGCAGTAACTGGACCAACGCCGTCTAGGTCTTGAATATCTAACACTTCAGCGGTCATTACACATCTGCGTGGCTTAGGCCTGGAGTTCGCTTATCTCTCACAGTGAGGAGTGAAAGTATTCTTCAGATGGAGGGCTCTGGGTCTATGAAAGAGCGTGGTCTTAAGACCCTTTAGAAGCTGGAGACGAATCCTTCCTATCCAGCTTAGACGACCACTGACTCATCGTCTTCGACAACAACTCTCGAAAACGCTTCACCGCCGACGTAAGCCTCAATAGCTCAGGAACATCCCGCGAACTATACGTGGTCGATGCGGCAGAAACAGGAAGAGAAGCGCCCATGCCAGTCAGAGGCTGGTCCATCCGAACCCAACCATGACCCAGCTCGGAAAGCAAGGGAAGAACACTAGTATCCGTCTCGCCAGTTAACTTGTATAGACTTGGCTCCCGAACATCCAACCGGGACAGTTTACTCGTAAACGACGTCTCTTTCGAGAACTTCACGTCCGCCTGGAACGCCCGAGCCAACTGTTCCGTCAACGCACGCACCTCCAGGAAACAGTCAGGCAACATACCTAGGAGAAGGTTCACGCGAAGACTCTGCGATAAGGGATGAAGAACCCGAACAAGATAGTTTGGAACCGCATGACGAGAGAATGTCTCCGAAAGATGACCCAGCCCCATAACCCAGGACAGATGGGACTTGAAATCCTCGCGTAGCCCCAAGACCTCGCTCCAAGCTTGACTTCCCTCCCCGGACTGACAGAAGTCCAGATTTCGAGTCAGCGAAACATTTACCTGGCGTAGAACGTCAACATCCACTGGTGTGACTAAGGGATCCTGAGAGGGCAAAGGTATCCAGCCCTTGAGGGCCGGTCAAGGTTGGAGATAGGCGAAATGTTCCCCACGCGTGGCCATAGTCGTTCATGACAAACACCTTTAGCGAATCAGGAAGACCCGGGTAGGAACCCTGTTAAACTCCCAAACTACGCGCTCGTGATCGTGAAGTCCGTCCTATCAATCAGCGAAGAAGACGTGCGTCGCTCTGTGTCAATCAGTAAGTCAATCCAGCTTGCTCGCCAAGCCTACGTCCTTCGAGCGAAGAAGAAGGTACTCGAACCGCTGCGCACTTGGTTCACGGTTAGAGATGGCGCCTCTTTTTATTTCATGCCTGCCCACATAGTCGGCCTTGGCACGGTGTCCATCAAAGTAGTCAGCGTGAACCCTAGAAACCGCATGAGCGCTCTTCCCTCTACATCAGCTGCGATTTATGTTTTCGATTCGAAAACAGGGTCGGAGTTGGCGCGTATTGCCGGGGATAACTTGACCGCGATTAGAACCGCTGCCAGCTCGGCGTTAGCTACTGATATTCTAGCGCTCAAAGAGACAGACACTTTGGGAATCATCGGAACCGGAAAACAAGCTCAGGCCCATCTTCCAGCGATAATGAAAGTGAGAGACTTTTCGCAGGTCCTAGCTTATTCTCCATCAAAAAAGCATCGAGAGAGGTTCGTCCGAAGCGCTTCCAAGGTTGCCTCGGTACCAGTAACTGCTACCCGTTCCGCCGAAGAAGTAGCTCGAAAATCCGACGTTCTCGTCCTAGCTACCAGCTCTCGTGTTCCTCTCTTCATTGGCTCTAGGGTTTCACTTGGGACCCACGTGAATGCGATAGGAGCCTCTCTCCCGAACTCACGAGAGATGGACACGACCCTCCTGAAAAGATCCATTCTTGTTGTTGACTCTCTGGAACAGGCTGTTACGAACTATGGAGACATCATGATACCGCTCAAGGAGAAGGCGATCACGAGATCGCACATCACAGAGCTGGGCGAGTTACTCCTCGACCCTGGCAGGATCAAGAGACGAGAGAGTGAAATTACTGTTTTCAAGGCCGGAGGATTGGGAGTACTGGACGCGGTCTTTGCGGACTACGTGGTCTCCCAGTTCCCAGAACATTGTGCAATGGAACCAATTTAATAGTGGGTCTTAGGTTTCGCGGTCTGCGTGGGCCGGTAGATCAGCCTGGTACACAGCGCGTTAGGCTGGCCGAAGATCGCCCGCTTGGCAGGTCGCACTCGACCCTGAATGCGGGAAGGCACTAACACTGCTCCGTAGGGCCGCGGGTTCAAATCCCGCCCGGTCCACCAAAAAGTGTCAGTCGGTCTTATAGGGGCCCGCAAAACGAAGTTAGGGCCTTCAGGCGACCCCTTGCCGAACAGAACCCCCGCATGGTTCGAGACGATCAACCCGGCCACAGGCAAGACCCTCAAACGATACAAGTCATCGACAAAACCCGAAGTTGACAAGGCCGTCACGAAGGCTAAGAAGGCCTTTGAGAATTGGCGCCAACTCTCGCCTGCCAAACGGGCAATCTATCTAGAGAGAACTGCAAAGACTCTTCGTGCCCAGAAAGAAAAGCTGGCTCGCATAATCACCCAGGAAATGGGAAAACCGATCAAAGAGTCGCTTCCAGAAGTCGCGAAATGTGCCTCGGCCTTGGAGTATTATTCTGAGAATGGTCCGAAATTTCTGAACCCAGAGATCATCAAGACGGATGCGACCGACAGCTACGTATCATTCGAGCCTCTCGGCGTCATCGGCTCCATCATGCCCTGGAACTTTCCACTATGGCAGTGTATCAGGTTCGCCGCACCAGCCCTGATGGTCGGCAACACGACTGTCTTCAAACCCTCCAGCATAACACCGCAGTCAGGTCTGGCCCTCC encodes the following:
- a CDS encoding ornithine cyclodeaminase family protein, which gives rise to MRRSVSISKSIQLARQAYVLRAKKKVLEPLRTWFTVRDGASFYFMPAHIVGLGTVSIKVVSVNPRNRMSALPSTSAAIYVFDSKTGSELARIAGDNLTAIRTAASSALATDILALKETDTLGIIGTGKQAQAHLPAIMKVRDFSQVLAYSPSKKHRERFVRSASKVASVPVTATRSAEEVARKSDVLVLATSSRVPLFIGSRVSLGTHVNAIGASLPNSREMDTTLLKRSILVVDSLEQAVTNYGDIMIPLKEKAITRSHITELGELLLDPGRIKRRESEITVFKAGGLGVLDAVFADYVVSQFPEHCAMEPI
- the radA gene encoding DNA repair and recombination protein RadA — its product is MTAEVLDIQDLDGVGPVTANKLREAGYDSISSLAIAPIRELVEKAGLESSVAHKISKAARETIQTDFVTAKQLWDRRKTLLRLSFGSNNLNTLLGGGLETQAITEFVGEFGAGKSQISMKLSIQTQLPAAEGGLEGKVLFIDTEGTFAAQRVFQMAQASGQDPDKILDGIIYSRVYNSDHQILTVDHAFKICKEENIKLLVVDSILSHFRGEYIGRESLSERQQRLNSHLHKLLRFAQALNLAVVVTNQVQANPQAFFGDPMRPAGGNIMAHASTHRIMLKKSSQGLRVAKVIDSPYLPESETYFRITEKGVEDAVARNKRDE